From the Geotrypetes seraphini chromosome 8, aGeoSer1.1, whole genome shotgun sequence genome, the window caaccagagactcatgaaatcaccaaatagcaaaggtaggaaaaatgattttattttcaatttagtgatcctgtatatagcattaagataagaaacaatatatgcagtgttagatttgttttataatggttttgcggctccaagtttttttttcttttcgaaaacgggtccaagtggctctttatgtcttaaaggttgcagacccctgatctaggcctTAGAGAAGTTCTTAAAAGTAAAGTCCACCTGctgttattaagatggattttcttggggggggggagtggggcaCAAAATCGTAAATCTCTTCATGGTTTTTTAGATTACTATTCATTTTTCCCCTGACCTCTGAAATGCCCATGATGGGGCAAATTTGATTTTCATTGGTATCACTCACTTTTGTTCTACATTTATTCTGAAAGCAGATCATGGTCTAATGATAATGCATAGAAAACACAGACAATAACTCAGTTTAAAGCAGCATTGATATAAGCAACCAAACAAGGGATCCCAAGAAGATGAAAACTTTTCAAAGTAGCTTTATGGTGGGATTGCGTGGAGGTATGAGACGGTGAGGGAGTTAGTGGAAGTCTGAGGTAGATGATAATTTATGTCCTCACTGTGTTTATATTCCGCGTTAACAATGGCAGCATGTGTATGGAACAGGGCAAAGGATCAGTTCAGGTCTTTTCCATTCTTTTTAAAAGAAATCTTGGAGAATTTGCATAATGAGATTAGTTTTGGTGAGCCTACAATATGGAGGAAAGGAGGAGTCTGTTCTCCCGCCCTTGCAGAAAGCTCAGTTCTCTGTCAGGTCGGCTTCTCTTCTATATTAATATCAGTTCCTGAGCTGTTTTGCTACTACAACGTTTTTGACTCCGTTAGTTCAACATGTCTGGACGTGGAAAAGGTGGGAAGGGTCTAGGAAAAGGGGGCGCTAAGCGGCATAGGAAGGTGCTGCGTGATAACATCCAGGGGATCACAAAGCCCGCTATCCGGCGCCTGGCGCGTAGAGGCGGCGTGAAGCGTATTTCCGGCCTAATCTACGAAGAGACTCGTGGGGTGCTGAAAGTTTTTCTAGAGAACGTGATCCGAGATGCCGTCAC encodes:
- the LOC117364541 gene encoding histone H4 produces the protein MSGRGKGGKGLGKGGAKRHRKVLRDNIQGITKPAIRRLARRGGVKRISGLIYEETRGVLKVFLENVIRDAVTYTEHAKRKTVTAMDVVYALKRQGRTLYGFGG